ggaggatgcagagatccttcagagtgatttggacaagttgagcgagtggggtaatgaatggcagatgcagtataatatggatacATACGAAGTCACCTACTGTGGCAGCAAAAACGCGGCAGCAGACGATTATCTGTATggctataaattaggagaggggaatgtggaacaagagctgggtgtcctcgtacaccagtcactgaaggtaagcatgcaggtacagcaagcggatggtatgttggacttcattgcgagaggttatgagtacaggagcagggatgttttgTTGTCATtatccagggccttggtgaggccacacctggaatattatgtgaGTTTTAGGATTGTCATTCTGTGGCACTGACTGTGATGGTTAGTTTAATTCTGTATCTGTCAGTGTTGGACATTAGTTCTGCAGTCACCAGTGTCTGAGTCActgtatgaaaattccttctatCATTTTACCACCATTGGAAATGGAAGTCTGGTCAGAAATTGTCTGTCACTGTCACAAACTCCATTATCAGCgagtggactgcagcggttcaagaaggcagctcagcaccacctcctcaagggcaattagggatggacaataaatgctgatcctGCCAGCGACGCCCGCATTCCATGAAGGAATTAAAAGACAATCTGCGGGCTCCGGGCCTCAGTGTGTTTAACAGTTAGTGAGGTGAAAACTGGAACTAACCCCCTGGAATCCGGAGCAAAGCCGGAAAGGAGGAGACATTCCATCCTGGGAGATTCCATTTGGTGTGTGAATGTGTAGATGTGAatattgtgtgagagagagtgtctgAAGGGGCGGGTGGGTCTGACTAATGgaactgtgtttgtgtgtctgttctGATCAGGAGATCTCACAGTCTCTCTtatggaaaataaaatgatttttCAATCAAAGGATCCCCTTAATGTTCTGCTCAGCCCCAAAGTTTGATTTCAGGACAATGGTTTTGTTAAATTGAAGATTTGAGTGGAAAAGTAGAGAACATGTCAGCTATCGCGTGTGAGAGCGAGATCAGTGCAGCAGTAAAACGGGGTTAAATGGAAAATGGAGACCTCAATTCGAGTGAAAGCTTTTCAACAGCAAACATTGGAGTGTGGGAGACATGAAGGATGCAGCCTGGATCTGTGGAGAATGGGAATTTGAGTGGAATTGGAGAGTTTgcgaggagagagaaacacagagaggcTGGAGGAGCCGGCAGCTGACAGCTGCTCTCTGCTCCGTCCGCTCTCTGCCTTTAAGTTGCTCTGTGTCGCCACCACTGGTTTCATTCCTGATCCAGTTCTGACTGTCACACATTTTCTACACAGTCTCGGATATGACTGAAACTGCAGCCGCCCAAACGGCTCCTCCAGCCGCTCCCGCTCCAGTCAAATCTCCCAGGAAGAAGAAGGCGGCTCCCCGATCTAAGGCAGCCGCTCCCAAGTTAGGCGAGCAGATCCTCCAGCTTGTGGCGGGTTGCAGCGATCGCAACGGGATGTCCCTGTTCGCCATAAAGAAAGCTTTGTCTGGCAGCGGAGTGGATGTGGCCAAGCGCGGCTCCCAGATCAGGTTAACTATCAAGAGGAAGGTGGAGAAAGGCTCCCTGGTGCAGACAAAGGGACAGGGCGCCTCCGGATCCTTCAAAATCCCCAAGAAGGAAAGCCAAGGGAAAATGGGAAAGGTGAAGAAACCAACAGCCAAGAAATCTTTAGTGAAGAAAACAGCGGCCAAGAAGGTGAGAACAAAGAAAACAGCAGCTCAAAAATCTCCAGCCAAGAAATCCGCAGCCAAGAAAACTCCAGTGAAGAAATAAACAGTCAGGAAAACAAGCAGCAAGAAGGCGGCAGCTGCAAAAAAGGCGGTGAAGAAAGCAGCGCTGAAGAAAAAGTCTCCTGGGAAGAAGGTCAGGGGCGGAAAGCCTTTAACAAAAGTGAATCAATGGAAGGCCAAGCCCAAAGTGAAAGCAGCAAAGGCTAAGAAAGCAGCGCCAGGAAAGAAGTGAAAGAACGCGAGCAAATTGTAAACCTCTGAACCCAAAGGCTCTTCTCAGAGCCACCCACATCTCTCAGGAAAGAGCTGATCCCCCATCAATTGATCCCTGTGCCGGCGCTGGGAGCAGATTTCAGATAGAAATGATTGATATGAAATGGAAGGTTGCCGGTTTCTCACTGACATGCGCTGTACCCAGCATCTCCCTCACTCTGTAATAAAACACAGGGATGTCCGGGCCCCATTGCAACTGGGGATATGTCCGGCTGCTCTCTCAGTTTCTGCTCGTTTCCTTATCACATATTCAGGGGGAAGAGTGTGTGAGACAGGAACCCGGGCGGAGAAAGCCCGCCTCACAACTCAAAGCCCAACACATGAGTTTGTCTCGTTCAGCTGGAGTGAAGTGTTAGGAAATTGACCAACCgtctgggaggggaggtgtgtggggatggagcaGAAACTGGGATTGAAGTGGGAGCAGACGGGCGAACTGGCTCTGGATGGACGGGATTTCGGCGGGAGTATTACTAACTTttaattcagtaagaagtcttacaacaccaggttaaagtccaaaaggtttgtttcaaacacgagctttcggagcacggctccttcttcaggtgaatgcgtgctccgaaagctcgtgtttgaaacaaacctgttggactttaacctggtgttgtaagacttcttactgtgctcaccccagtccaacgccggcatctccccatCATAACTTTTAATTGTACCAGCTCAGCATTGAAAAGCTGCTGGTTTCTGACCTAGTTGAATATGAGGCTCCAATCTGTAAACTTTGTGCCGAGTGTTGTATTCACTTCCATTGTGGAGAATTGAATAATGTGGGTTGGAGCAggcaggaggaggagctggatggtCAAAGACATTTCACTGCTCTGTCTGTCACTCAGTCtgctccccgcctctctccctttctcagtcAGGTCGGGGCGggctgtataataaaggaaagtgCAGTAGCTCGTCtctcattcagcagccatttgaCTGAAGAAGCATCATGTCTGGCAGAGGGAAAGGAGGCAAAGGACTGGGCAAAGGCGGAGCAAAGCGGCACCGCAAAGTGCTTCGTGATAACATCCAGGGCATCACCAAACCAGCAATCCGCCGCCTGGCTCGCCGTGGCGGGGTCAAGCGCATCTCGGGTTTGATCTATGAGGAGACTCGCGGGGTGCTGAAGGTTTTCCTGGAGAGTGTGATCAGGGACGCCGTCACCTACACTGAACACGCCAAGCGCAAGACGGTCACCGCCATGGATGTGGTTTACGCTCTCAAACGCCAGGGACGCACTCTCTATGGATTCGGCGGTTGAACATCCATTTCACAATTTGACAAAACCCaaaggctcttttaagagccgcccaatccctcacatGGAGAGCACTGACCTTAGAATGGCAGCAGAATAACGCATGCTCGATGGTTTGGCGAGTCATAACTTGGATACCTCGATTTCCTGTTCAGACGGGTAGCGTTATAGCAGGAAATCATTTCCTATCATTGACAATCCTATCATGTCAAACCTGTAACCACGCATAATGAACACTGACATTGATcagagaagtcttacaataccaggttcaagtccaacaggtttgtttcaaacacgagctttcggagcactgctccttgctcaggtgaatcaaaattcttactgtgctcaccccagtccaacgtcgggaTTTCCAGACGAATCATTGTCCAGAGACGCTGTTTGCATAACTGATCTGTAAACACCTCCTCCGTCCATCTCCCCAAGACCAGTCGCTAAACGAGTCAGTCAGCCTTCCCTTTAATAGTTTACGCTTTGCAATGAAATAACCGATATCACTGATCGGATTAAAATGATACAGAATTCCGCCCCGCAATAGGAGCTTTATCCCAGTCTGTTGTAGAACAATAAGGGAGTAAATCTGAATTTAATCCGAGTGCTCAGGCAGTGGGTCGAATCTGGGACAAAAATGGGAGCAGGAATCATTGAGAAGTTTTTGATATTCACAACTTGAGATTCAATTATTTCGGTTTTCCCAAATATCCTTTCCTTGTCCCTGTGAAATTGGCGGGCTTTTTGAAATTGATGGTTTGTCAGTTGCAGGTCCACCAATCAGGGCCCTGATATCCTTGCCGCCCATCGCTCTTTTCAAACTTGCCCACGGGATCGGGCTGCATCCAATGAGGAGAAGAGGGCGGTCACTATAATGCCTTAAATAGGCAGTGAGAGAGCGGCGCCAGCATTCTCAGCCTCTGCCTTTCACCCAGTTTCACATCATGGCCAGGACCAAGCAGACAGCGCGCAAATCGACTGGAGGCAAAGCTCCTCGCAAACAGCTGGCTACCAAAGCGGCCCGCAAGAGCGCTCCAGCCACGGGCGGAGTGAAGAAGCCTCATCGCTACAGACCCGGCACTGTGGCTCTGAGGGAGATCCGCCGCTACCAGAAATCCACCGAGCTGCTGATCCGCAAACTGCCCTTCCAGCGCCTGGTGCGAGAGATCGCTCAGGACTTCAAGACAGACCTGCGCTTCCAGAGCTCCGCCGTCATGGCCCTGCAGGAGGCCAGCGAGGCTTACCTGGTGGGGCTCTTTGAGGACACCAACCTGTGCGCCATCCACGCCAAGCGAGTCACCATCATGCCCAAAGACATCCAGCTGGCCCGCCGCATCCGCGGGGAACGCGCCTAAAACCCGGCTTCACCAATAATAACAACAACaaaggctcttttaagagccaccAAGTCTGTCAGGAAAAGAGTTTCTCCACCCAATTCCTCTCAGTTGACGTGTGATTTCGGATATAAGCATCGGCTTTCGGAAGATTTAGTGAAATACTCACATACACCAGAATTAATCGGATGGACCACGGGTCaccctttatgaaatgaaaatggcttattgtcacgagtaggcttcaaatgaagttattgtgaaaagcccctaatcgccacattgcggcgcatgttcggggaggctggaacgggaattgaaccgtgctcctgacctgccttggactgcttcagcctt
The sequence above is drawn from the Scyliorhinus canicula chromosome 31, sScyCan1.1, whole genome shotgun sequence genome and encodes:
- the LOC119958881 gene encoding histone H1-like, with the translated sequence MTETAAAQTAPPAAPAPVKSPRKKKAAPRSKAAAPKLGEQILQLVAGCSDRNGMSLFAIKKALSGSGVDVAKRGSQIRLTIKRKVEKGSLVQTKGQGASGSFKIPKKESQGKMGKVKKPTAKKSLVKKTAAKKVRTKKTAAQKSPAKKSAAKKTPVKK
- the LOC119958920 gene encoding histone H4-like, which translates into the protein MSGRGKGGKGLGKGGAKRHRKVLRDNIQGITKPAIRRLARRGGVKRISGLIYEETRGVLKVFLESVIRDAVTYTEHAKRKTVTAMDVVYALKRQGRTLYGFGG